The following are from one region of the Paenalkalicoccus suaedae genome:
- the fabZ gene encoding 3-hydroxyacyl-ACP dehydratase FabZ — MLSIEEIKDIIPHRYPFLLVDRILEVEEGKRAVGIKNVTANEEFFNGHFPDYPVMPGVLIIEALAQVGAVAMLKKEENRGRLAFFAGIDGCRFKGQVKPGDQLHLEVEMTRLRGTIGKGKAIAKVDGNIVAEAELMFALGEKQA; from the coding sequence ATGCTTTCAATTGAAGAAATCAAAGATATTATTCCGCACCGCTATCCATTTTTACTTGTGGACCGTATTTTAGAAGTGGAAGAGGGGAAGCGCGCAGTCGGCATTAAGAACGTGACGGCTAACGAGGAATTCTTTAACGGACACTTCCCGGATTATCCGGTTATGCCTGGCGTACTCATCATCGAAGCCTTGGCTCAGGTGGGAGCTGTTGCGATGCTCAAAAAGGAAGAAAACCGTGGCAGACTAGCATTTTTTGCAGGGATCGACGGATGTCGCTTCAAGGGACAGGTGAAGCCTGGTGATCAGCTTCACTTAGAAGTCGAGATGACGCGTTTACGTGGGACAATTGGCAAAGGTAAGGCGATTGCCAAAGTGGATGGCAATATCGTTGCTGAGGCAGAGCTTATGTTTGCTCTAGGCGAAAAACAAGCTTAA
- a CDS encoding DNA-directed RNA polymerase subunit beta encodes MSNETEKNSRKARRLEREAEEKRKKNNNEASIEESGDEEVEESKGSKSKKKPRKRKGRFRIIPIWIRIILVIAALLGSLVVGAMVGYGIVGEGDNPTDVLNPETWYHIYDIIFDGTQFERER; translated from the coding sequence ATGTCAAATGAGACAGAGAAGAACTCACGCAAGGCGCGCCGCCTAGAGCGTGAGGCGGAAGAGAAGCGTAAAAAGAATAATAACGAAGCTTCTATAGAAGAAAGCGGCGATGAAGAGGTTGAGGAGTCTAAAGGCTCTAAAAGCAAAAAGAAGCCTCGTAAACGAAAAGGCCGCTTTCGCATCATCCCAATTTGGATTCGTATTATTCTAGTCATCGCAGCGCTTTTAGGTAGCTTAGTTGTCGGTGCAATGGTGGGATATGGCATTGTTGGTGAAGGAGATAATCCAACTGATGTTTTAAATCCAGAGACATGGTACCACATCTACGATATTATCTTTGACGGCACGCAGTTTGAGCGTGAAAGATAG
- a CDS encoding rod shape-determining protein, with translation MFGRDIGIDLGTANVLIHVKGRGIVLNEPSVVAIDTQTKRVLAVGEEAFRMVGRTPGNIVAIRPLKDGVIADFDTTESMLKHFLAKIKVKGWFTKPRILICCPTNITSVEQKAIREAAEKSGGKNIYLEEEPKVAAVGAGMDIWQPSGNMVVDIGGGTTDVAVLSMGDIVTAESIKIAGDRFDSDILNYIKKQYKLLIGERTAENIKKEVGTVFPGARDEKIEIRGRDMVSGLPRTIEVGSEEIRIAMEEAVMHIVQAARNVLEKTPPELSADIIDRGIIITGGGAYLHGIDQLLAEELKVPVLIAEDPMHCVANGTGILLENLDRVNRNRIRV, from the coding sequence ATGTTTGGACGGGATATTGGAATTGATTTAGGTACGGCGAACGTACTTATTCACGTGAAGGGGCGCGGGATCGTACTCAACGAGCCATCGGTTGTTGCGATTGATACGCAGACGAAGCGCGTGCTTGCAGTCGGTGAGGAAGCATTCCGCATGGTTGGACGTACTCCAGGTAACATCGTAGCGATTCGTCCGTTAAAGGACGGAGTTATTGCAGACTTTGACACAACAGAATCGATGCTAAAGCATTTCCTAGCAAAAATTAAGGTGAAGGGCTGGTTTACGAAGCCTCGTATTTTAATTTGCTGCCCGACTAATATTACCTCCGTGGAGCAAAAGGCGATTCGTGAAGCGGCTGAAAAGAGTGGCGGAAAGAATATTTACTTAGAAGAAGAGCCAAAGGTAGCGGCAGTTGGAGCAGGCATGGATATTTGGCAACCGAGCGGGAACATGGTTGTTGATATCGGTGGCGGAACGACAGATGTTGCGGTGCTATCTATGGGGGACATCGTAACGGCAGAGTCCATTAAAATTGCTGGTGATCGCTTTGACTCAGACATTTTAAATTACATTAAAAAGCAGTATAAGCTCCTAATTGGAGAGCGTACTGCTGAAAATATTAAAAAAGAAGTTGGAACAGTATTCCCTGGAGCTCGCGATGAGAAGATCGAGATACGCGGACGTGATATGGTAAGTGGTCTACCTCGCACGATCGAAGTAGGATCAGAAGAAATTCGTATTGCGATGGAGGAAGCAGTGATGCACATCGTGCAAGCTGCGCGTAATGTATTAGAAAAAACACCGCCGGAGCTTTCTGCGGACATTATAGACCGCGGGATCATTATTACAGGCGGCGGGGCTTATTTACACGGAATCGACCAGCTCTTAGCGGAAGAATTAAAGGTACCAGTTTTAATCGCAGAGGATCCAATGCACTGTGTTGCAAATGGGACAGGCATTCTCTTAGAGAATTTAGATAGAGTCAACCGTAACCGAATTCGCGTATAA
- a CDS encoding flagellar hook-basal body protein, whose product MLRGLYTAGAGMIAQQRRQEMLTNNMANINTPGYKADQATLRTFPNMLVEAMGTDQRFGRERVGELTTGVYLQERLPDFRQGGLLETTNPTDVALMQGVVPQTEDGDDAMLAFQVQNNDGEIRYTRNGNFAIDGQGFLTSPEGNYILGTDGEPIAVQNELFRVERNGEIIDEDENIVGQINVVVISDTAQLVKEGQGFLRYDGDEDIVTAVGNPDTTYQLQQGFVEGSNVNPERSMTEMMATLRSFEANQKFLQAYDQSLERTVNDVGRIG is encoded by the coding sequence ATGCTTAGAGGATTGTACACAGCTGGAGCCGGTATGATTGCGCAACAGCGTCGTCAGGAAATGCTGACAAACAACATGGCCAATATAAACACACCAGGTTACAAAGCAGATCAAGCGACGCTGCGCACGTTTCCTAATATGCTAGTCGAAGCGATGGGCACGGATCAGCGCTTTGGACGTGAACGCGTTGGGGAACTGACAACAGGTGTATATCTTCAGGAGCGCTTGCCTGACTTTAGACAGGGTGGTCTGCTTGAGACGACTAACCCTACCGATGTCGCGCTCATGCAAGGTGTTGTGCCACAAACAGAGGATGGCGACGATGCCATGTTAGCCTTCCAGGTTCAAAATAACGATGGAGAGATTCGCTATACTCGCAATGGTAACTTTGCGATTGATGGACAAGGCTTTCTCACGTCTCCTGAGGGCAACTACATTCTTGGCACAGACGGCGAGCCAATCGCGGTCCAAAATGAGCTCTTCCGCGTCGAGCGTAATGGCGAGATTATTGATGAGGACGAAAATATCGTTGGACAAATAAACGTAGTTGTTATCTCAGATACAGCACAGCTAGTTAAAGAGGGACAAGGCTTCCTTCGCTATGATGGGGATGAGGACATTGTCACTGCTGTAGGTAATCCAGACACGACATATCAACTACAACAAGGCTTTGTCGAAGGCTCAAATGTTAATCCAGAGCGCTCTATGACAGAAATGATGGCAACACTCCGTTCATTCGAAGCGAACCAGAAGTTTTTACAAGCATACGATCAAAGTTTAGAACGTACCGTCAATGATGTCGGTCGAATTGGCTAA
- a CDS encoding flagellar hook-basal body protein, whose product MNQSMINSSVTMGQIQHKLDTIGNNLANANTTGFKRREASFSDLLFQQVNNQRVGPYEAGRESPEGIRRGSGAVISQTALRFEQGDMQMTERDLDVALTAPGYFFEVSPTENGERRFTRSGSFYLSPVPGVEGQNNLVNQQGEFVLGADGNPVVLPANPFQLRINESGVISTVDIDGNEEEVATLQLVNITRPQLLTSLGENYYTFPNLDDLNLAMEDVMEEGVDAQVVQQGALEMANVDTARQMADMLSAQRFYQFNSSAIQMTDQMMGMITNLR is encoded by the coding sequence ATGAATCAATCGATGATTAACTCATCCGTTACAATGGGACAGATTCAGCATAAGCTTGATACAATCGGTAACAACCTTGCAAACGCCAATACGACTGGCTTTAAACGTAGGGAAGCATCATTCTCAGATTTGTTATTCCAACAGGTAAACAACCAGCGTGTTGGACCTTACGAAGCTGGCAGAGAGTCACCAGAAGGAATTCGCCGCGGTAGTGGTGCGGTTATCTCTCAAACGGCGTTACGTTTTGAGCAGGGTGATATGCAAATGACAGAGCGAGACCTGGATGTCGCACTAACGGCTCCTGGCTACTTCTTCGAGGTTTCACCCACAGAGAATGGAGAAAGACGCTTTACGCGCTCTGGATCCTTCTATTTAAGCCCTGTACCAGGGGTAGAAGGGCAGAATAATCTTGTGAATCAGCAAGGAGAGTTCGTACTTGGAGCTGATGGCAACCCAGTTGTCCTACCAGCAAATCCGTTCCAGCTACGTATCAACGAATCAGGTGTAATCTCAACGGTTGATATCGATGGTAACGAAGAAGAGGTAGCAACACTTCAACTTGTAAACATTACGCGACCTCAGCTTCTTACTAGCCTTGGAGAAAATTATTATACGTTTCCTAACCTAGACGATTTAAACCTCGCGATGGAAGATGTGATGGAGGAAGGTGTCGATGCACAGGTTGTGCAACAGGGAGCACTTGAAATGGCCAACGTAGACACGGCTCGTCAGATGGCAGACATGCTATCGGCACAACGTTTTTATCAGTTTAATTCAAGCGCGATCCAAATGACGGATCAAATGATGGGTATGATTACGAATCTGCGCTAA